TTTTATTTATATAAATGGTATACTTATAAATAAAGTGCTAAAAAATAATTACAGGAGGAGAATATGAAGTTTAAAGCTATTGTTTGTGATTTAGATGGAACTCTTTTAAATCCAGAACATACAATATCTAAAAATACAATTGATACTATTAAAAAAATCACAGCTCAAGGAGTTAAGTTTTTTATAGCCACAGGAAGACACCACACTGATGCTTTAAGATTTAAAGATATGCTTGGGTTAGACTCTTACCTAATAAGTTCTAATGGAGCTAGAATCCATGATGAAAACAACAATATAATTTTTAGAGATGATATTCCTAAAGAACTAAGTGACGAGATTTTTAATACTGAAATTGATCCTGAAATTCATAAAGATGTATATTTAGAAGATAATTGGTTTCTTGAAATTCCTTTAGAAGAAGCCCATGATTATCACAAAGAATCTGGATTTACATATACAGTTACAGATTTTTCTAAGTTACATGGAAAAGAAATAATAAAATTTTTCTATATTCATAATGATGAAAAGAAAATAAGTAAATTAGAAAAAGAATTAATAGAAAAATTTGGAGATAGAACTAATGTAACACTTTCACTACCTATTTGTTTAGAGGTTATGAATAAAGATGTCTCAAAAGGACATGCTATTACAAATGTTTTAGTACCTCAATTAGGGTTAAAAAAAGAGGAGATTATCGCTTTTGGTGATGGTTTAAATGACTATGAGATGTTAAAAAGTGTAGGTGAAGGAGTTTTAATGGGAAATTGTAATCCTAGATTAAAAGATCTTTTACCAAATAATAAAATAGCAAAACCAAATAGTGAAGATGGAGTGGCAGAGTATTTAAAAAAGATTTTTTTATAATTTAAAACAAGGGGAGATACATTATGAAAAAAGGAAATCTAACAAGAGCATTTAAAGGGGCATTTAAAGAAACTATACCTATTCTCTTTGGGTATATTTCTGTAGGTATGGCTTTTGGTTTATTATGTGAAAAAGCAGGTTATAATTTTATATGGGCTTTCTTTATAAGCTTATTTTTATTTTCAGGCTCTATGCAATTTGTTCTTCTTAACCTTTTAACAGGTGGGGCTGGAATAA
The window above is part of the uncultured Fusobacterium sp. genome. Proteins encoded here:
- a CDS encoding Cof-type HAD-IIB family hydrolase translates to MKFKAIVCDLDGTLLNPEHTISKNTIDTIKKITAQGVKFFIATGRHHTDALRFKDMLGLDSYLISSNGARIHDENNNIIFRDDIPKELSDEIFNTEIDPEIHKDVYLEDNWFLEIPLEEAHDYHKESGFTYTVTDFSKLHGKEIIKFFYIHNDEKKISKLEKELIEKFGDRTNVTLSLPICLEVMNKDVSKGHAITNVLVPQLGLKKEEIIAFGDGLNDYEMLKSVGEGVLMGNCNPRLKDLLPNNKIAKPNSEDGVAEYLKKIFL